The genomic region CGATACCTGCAAGCGCTGCTTTGCGTCCTTGTTCACCGATCGCGCGATCGCCTATCGCGTCGAGAAAGGCTTCGATCATCACAAGGTCGCTCTGTCGGTTGGCGTGCAGCGCATGGTCCGCTCGGATCTCGCCGCTGCCGGCGTCATGTTTTCGATCGATACGGAGACCGGGTTCGAGCAGGCGGTGCTGATCAATGCCTCCTATGGCCTCGGCGAGAACGTCGTGCAGGGGTCGGTCAACCCGGATGAATTCTATGTGTTCAAGCCCACCTTGAAGGAGGGGTACCGCCCGATCCTCAGTAAACGCCTCGGCAGCAAAGAATTCAAACTGGTGTACGACGTCGGTGGAAGCAAAATGGTCAAGAACGTGCCGGTGCCTCCCGACGACCGGGCCAGATTCGCGATCACGGACGACGAGATCCTCACCCTCGCCCGTTGGGCCTGCGTGATCGAAGACCACTACCGTACCAAACGCGGCGTTGCCAGTCCGATGGATATGGAGTGGGCGAAGGATGGGCGCACCGGCGAGCTGTTCATCGTGCAGGCGCGTCCGGAGACGGTCCATTCGCAGCGGGATATCGAGGTCGTTGAGACCTATCGTCTTTCGGAGCGAAGCCGGGTTCTCGTCAGCGGGCGGAGTGTCGGCGGCAAGATCGGCCAGGGAACGGTGCGGGTGCTCAAATCTGTCCAACAGATCGAGCAGTTCCGCGACGGCGACATCCTGGTGACCGACAAGACCGACCCGGATTGGGTGCCCGTCATGAAGCGGGCCGCGGCCATCGTCACCAATCGCGGCGGCCGGACCTGCCATGCCGCCATTGTGAGTCGCGAATTGGGGTTGCCGGCCATCGTCGGTGCGGAGACCGCCACCGACCGGCTGAAAGACGGTCAGGTCGTGACGGTCTCGTGCGCAGAGGGTGAGACTGGGTTTGTCTACGAAGGCCGGCTGCCGGTCGAGATCGACCGCGTGAGCGTCAAGGATTTGGGCCGCCCCAAGACGGCCATCATGATGAACGTCGCCAATCCCGAGGAGGCGTTCCGGCTCTCATTCTTTCCCAACGACGGGGTCGGACTGGTTCGCGAGGAATTCATCATCGCCAACTCTATCAAGGCTCATCCGCTCGCCTTGGTGGAGTACGATCGCCTCGGCGACCCTGCGCTGAAATCGGAGATCGACCGGCTTACCACCGGCTATGCGGATAAGCCGCAGTTTTTCGTGGACAAGCTGGCCCAGGGCGTCGGGATGATCGCAGCGGCCTTCTATCCGAAGGACGTGATCGTCCGGCTCAGCGACTTCAAATCGAACGAGTATGCCAATCTGATCGGCGGCCGACAGTTCGAACCCGTCGAGGAGAATCCCATGCTCGGCTTTCGCGGCGCGTCGCGGTACTACGATCCGCGCTACCGGGAAGGGTTCGCGCTGGAATGCCGCGCCTTGCGCATGGTGCGGGATGAAATGGGCCTGACCAATGTGAAGGTCATGATTCCGTTCTGCCGGACGGTGGAGGAAGGCCGCCGGGTGCTCGACGAGATGGCGGCGCACGGGCTCAGGAGAGGCGAGCGGGGGTTGGAGGTGTATCTCATGTGCGAAATTCCCAGCAATGTTTTGCTCGCGGAAGAGTTCGCGGAGATCTGCGACGGGTTCTCGATCGGTTCAAACGATCTCACCCAGCTCACGCTGGGGGTGGATCGGGATTCGGAACTGGTCGCGGCGCTGTTCGACGAGCGGAATCCCGCCGTGAAGCGGATCATCGCAATGGCGATTCAGGCAGCCAAAGCCACAGGCAGGAAGATCGGCATCTGCGGGCAGGCGCCCAGCGACTATCCGGAATTCGCGCAATTCCTGGTGGAGCAGGGCATCGACAGTCTCTCGCTCAATCCGGATAGTGTGTTCAACACGACTGCAGCGGTTCTGGCGGTGGAGCGGAGTCATAGACGATGACGAACGGCGAGGCATCCCGGGCCGTGTCCCAGCTGCGGCTGATGGGAACAGAACCTGTAGGATCGGAGGACATCACGCATGCGCCTGCACACGAGGCTTGCCGGAAGTCAGGTGTCATGGGTATAAAGGCAGTCGTATGAGCGCGCCGGGTTGGATAGCACTTCGGACGTCGCCCTTGCTGTGGGCCTTGACGCTGACTCTCGGTCTGTTGATCGGCATCGGGCTCTACACGTTCGGCTACGCGCGCGGCGGGTCCTATCTGACGGACAATCCCGCCGCCTGCACCAACTGCCACGTGATGCGCGAGCAGTATGCCGGCTGGCTCAAAGGCAGCCACCGGTCGGTGGCGGTGTGCAATGACTGCCATACTCCGGATGGCGTGATCGCAAAGTACGCCGCTAAGGCGAGGTATGGCTTCTTGCATGCCTATGCGTTTACGACCGGCCGGTTTCCCGACGAAATCCAAATCACGCCGCACATGCATGCGTTGACCGAGCACGCCTGCTTGAAATGTCACGCGGCGATCGTGGAGGCCATGACGATCACGGGCGCCCCTCACGACAAGCCGGCGTGCCTGCGGTGCCACCGCGACGTCGGACATCAATAACTGCGAGGTCTTATGAAAGCGACACGCAAACTAGTGGTAGTGCTCATACTGACGATCGTGGCGACAGTCGCGGCCGTCGCGCTTCTCGTCAACATCTTCCAGCGCAAGCAGGAGGAACGAACCGGGTTCTTCCGCGTCGTCGAATTGACCGATGAGACTGATGACCCGGCTGTGTGGGGAAAGAATTTCCCGTTTCAGTATGACGCGTACGCGAGAACCGTCGATCAGGTGCGAACGCGCTTTGGCGGCAGCGAAGCGATTCCCCGGACCCCGACCGGGGCCGATCCCCGTTCCGTGGTCGCCCAATCCAAGCTTGAAGAGGATCCACGCTTGAAAACCATGTGGG from Nitrospira sp. harbors:
- the ppsA gene encoding phosphoenolpyruvate synthase, which encodes MMAANANAPTPLVRWFEEIGIEDVPLVGGKNASLGEMYRELASKGIKVPNGFAVTAAAYREFLREAGLEATIVEALKDLDAQDLENLRRRGSRIRQAMLAATIPHALEHAIIEAYARLSEGAPEPVDVAVRSSATAEDLPDASFAGQQETYLNVQGPRALLDTCKRCFASLFTDRAIAYRVEKGFDHHKVALSVGVQRMVRSDLAAAGVMFSIDTETGFEQAVLINASYGLGENVVQGSVNPDEFYVFKPTLKEGYRPILSKRLGSKEFKLVYDVGGSKMVKNVPVPPDDRARFAITDDEILTLARWACVIEDHYRTKRGVASPMDMEWAKDGRTGELFIVQARPETVHSQRDIEVVETYRLSERSRVLVSGRSVGGKIGQGTVRVLKSVQQIEQFRDGDILVTDKTDPDWVPVMKRAAAIVTNRGGRTCHAAIVSRELGLPAIVGAETATDRLKDGQVVTVSCAEGETGFVYEGRLPVEIDRVSVKDLGRPKTAIMMNVANPEEAFRLSFFPNDGVGLVREEFIIANSIKAHPLALVEYDRLGDPALKSEIDRLTTGYADKPQFFVDKLAQGVGMIAAAFYPKDVIVRLSDFKSNEYANLIGGRQFEPVEENPMLGFRGASRYYDPRYREGFALECRALRMVRDEMGLTNVKVMIPFCRTVEEGRRVLDEMAAHGLRRGERGLEVYLMCEIPSNVLLAEEFAEICDGFSIGSNDLTQLTLGVDRDSELVAALFDERNPAVKRIIAMAIQAAKATGRKIGICGQAPSDYPEFAQFLVEQGIDSLSLNPDSVFNTTAAVLAVERSHRR
- the nrfH gene encoding cytochrome c nitrite reductase small subunit: MSAPGWIALRTSPLLWALTLTLGLLIGIGLYTFGYARGGSYLTDNPAACTNCHVMREQYAGWLKGSHRSVAVCNDCHTPDGVIAKYAAKARYGFLHAYAFTTGRFPDEIQITPHMHALTEHACLKCHAAIVEAMTITGAPHDKPACLRCHRDVGHQ